Below is a window of Bacillota bacterium DNA.
AATCACCCCACCGCCGGTATACTCCGTTTTCCCATCCCGGTTGAAATCCTCGTACTTAAAATCGATGAAAAGACATGTGTTCCCGTCGGCATCGACACCCACCCGGACATTCTCTGGCAAATTCCACCCTCCGTGGGGTTGACGCAATCCCGTCCGATAATCCCATACATCGGTATCCAGCTTTTCCCCAGCAAACTCGTCGGCAAACAGCAAGACATACTCAGCACTTTCCACAGGCGGCCGTTTCAAAATGAAGGTATAGGTTTGGGAACGACTGGCTGCGGCATCGGTGACCTCCACCACCACGTGCCGTTCCTCCTTGCCGGGGAATTCAATCACTTTTGAGGTTGCCTCGGAACCATCAATAGTCACCCGCTGCCCTTGGTCCCCCTTCTCCAGGCGGATGGTCACCTGATCCACCCCCGTGGGCACCACTATATCATAAAAGCTTCGTTCCGTTTGCGCGACGGAAAACCCCACGGGAGAAATACTCACCTGCTTAAGCATCAGGGAGGGATCGAAGGAATCATCGTAATAAAGCTCAAGGGAGCGCAAACCCACATGGGCCGAAAGCACATGACAGGTGGCGAAAAACCGAAAATACCTCCCGGTCACCTCAGGGATCATCTTCGACTCCCGCATCTGGACCGTGCCCTCATAGGCATAGGCGTCCAGCCATTCTTCTCCGTCCAGGGAATACTGGAGCCTGTACCCAGACATAGAGGGATACCCATAGGTAAGGAGGCTAAACTGGTTCACCTTCGTAGCCTCTCCCAGGTCCACCGTCAGCCAAACCTCCCTTTGGCCCGTGCTAATCCGCCACCAGGTATCATTGGCCCCATCCACCGCATAGCGAGCGGGACTGTCAGCGGCCTCGCTGCAGGCAACAACGGGTTTATGTAGAGCCAAGTTTTCTAAACCTTCCGGAAAGGACCTTCGCTCACTACCGGGATAACCTTGGGCCGTACAGTTACTGGAAACCGACAGAAATAAAAGGAAAAGAATACACGTTAGACTTCGTAACACTTTCATACCTCCCAGGCTCTTCGTATTACTGCCCCCTCTGCAATTGCAAAGGGATGGGGAGCTCCCCCTTGTCTACAGACTAGTCTTCAGCCAAGATTCTGGTACCGACACCCATTACATGCAAGTTTTGCATTTAGTATAAGACTTGTAACCCACAACGTCAAGTCAGCCTCTAGCCCCACTAGACAGAGCAAAGGGAATATCCAGCGTAATTCAATCGTTTGCCTGCAGAAGGGGACACTGGCGCTTTTCTTTCCGAGGATCAAACTGATCAA
It encodes the following:
- a CDS encoding family 16 glycosylhydrolase, coding for MLRSLTCILFLLFLSVSSNCTAQGYPGSERRSFPEGLENLALHKPVVACSEAADSPARYAVDGANDTWWRISTGQREVWLTVDLGEATKVNQFSLLTYGYPSMSGYRLQYSLDGEEWLDAYAYEGTVQMRESKMIPEVTGRYFRFFATCHVLSAHVGLRSLELYYDDSFDPSLMLKQVSISPVGFSVAQTERSFYDIVVPTGVDQVTIRLEKGDQGQRVTIDGSEATSKVIEFPGKEERHVVVEVTDAAASRSQTYTFILKRPPVESAEYVLLFADEFAGEKLDTDVWDYRTGLRQPHGGWNLPENVRVGVDADGNTCLFIDFKYEDFNRDGKTEYTGGGVISKPLFGYGYYEVRAKLYGESKGLHSSFWSMGADGNRNQVLEIDGFEVDSVNPDLLLLNGHWYVPSHERAFGLEYRQDTTEWFVMGYEWLPGRVNFYVNNQLVYSVPYDWLYAPQHLWLTALPTPDVGEGAVPPVEGAASLFDYFRYYARPLPGVNLLGNGSFEYNSTTRDPQQPVCWDEAGDAFASLVVRGDAVSGEYALQHTPIRGKRVITSQLLTFIPNGRYRLRAWTKATEGLAEAVLEVDTGDGLVYTAAIAPSTTWNEVVVEDVMVTNNRAHISIISAGELGQWLKVDDVAFELVSSQ